Genomic DNA from Corylus avellana chromosome ca4, CavTom2PMs-1.0:
ATTCTGATCTTCTGAGGCTTTTTGAATACGGTGGATTTCCTCCTCGCTCCAATTACTTATTCTTGGGGGATTATGTAGACCGTGGAAAGCAAAGTTTGGAAACAATATGCCTTCTCCTtgcttataaaataaaatatccgGAGAACTTTTTCCTCTTGAGGGGCAACCATGAATGTGCTTCTGTAAACCGTATCTATGGATTTTATGATGAGTGTAAACGAAGATTTAATGTCAGAGTCTGGAAAATATTCACAGATTGTTTCAACTGCTTACCTGTGGCAGCACTCATTGATGAAAAGATATTATGCATGCATGGGGGACTTTCTCCTGACTTGCACAATTTGGATGAGATAAGGAATATGCAGCGGCCTTGTGATGTTCCAGACAATGGTTTGCTATGTGATCTCCTCTGGTCTGATCCTAGTAAAGATATTCAAGGTTGGGGGATGAATGATAGGGGAGTTTCCTATACCTTTGGCGCTGATAAAGTGACAGAATTTGTTAAGAGGCATGACGTTGACTTAATCTGTCGAGCTCACCAGGTTTGAAATTcgttttaaatttaaaaaattgctaCAATCATTAAAGCTAAGACTGcatttaatttctatatatttttacatttgCAGGTTGTGGAAGATGGATATGAGTTCTTCGCTAATAGAAAACTTGTGACCATATTTTCCGCACCAAATTATTGTGGAGAGTTTGACAATGCTGGTGCCATGATGACCATTGATGAGACTTTAATGTGTTCTTTCCAAATATTAAAGCCTTATGATAAGAAGCCAAAGTTTAGCTTCGTGAACACAGCTGCAGCTAAGCCTGGTGGTCCTGCAACAAAAATAAAGGTATTCATTGTTAGTCcaactaatttattttttgtaataatgATGGAAATGAAATTTTACAAGTTTTACGACCACTACTGAT
This window encodes:
- the LOC132177077 gene encoding serine/threonine-protein phosphatase PP1 isozyme 2-like, whose amino-acid sequence is MEPAVLDGIIDRLLEVRGRPGKQVQLSEAEIRQLCVVSKNLFLRQPNLLELEAPIKICGDIHGQYSDLLRLFEYGGFPPRSNYLFLGDYVDRGKQSLETICLLLAYKIKYPENFFLLRGNHECASVNRIYGFYDECKRRFNVRVWKIFTDCFNCLPVAALIDEKILCMHGGLSPDLHNLDEIRNMQRPCDVPDNGLLCDLLWSDPSKDIQGWGMNDRGVSYTFGADKVTEFVKRHDVDLICRAHQVVEDGYEFFANRKLVTIFSAPNYCGEFDNAGAMMTIDETLMCSFQILKPYDKKPKFSFVNTAAAKPGGPATKIKSFLSGKV